The nucleotide window GCGCGTGGGTCCAGTAGCGCCAGACCCAGCGGGCGCGCTCTCCGGCCCGTGACGCCACCTCGTCAGGCGCCGCTTCGGTAGGGGCCGCAGGCCCCGGGCCTTCGCCGAAGCTCTCGAGGCAGATCTCTTCGAGCTCGTAGCTCATCCGCGCCGAGTTCAGGAGGTAGGCCGCCACCGCGGAATCCTCGAAGCGCGGAAGCGCGGCGCCGTGCTTGAGGATCCACTGGAGCGGGAGCTTCACGTCGTGACCGATCAGGGTCCGCCTGCCGAGATCTGGAGGCGGGTCGCTGAGAGGGAGGTACGCAGGGCCGGCGTCAGGGTGAAAGAGACCGAGAGCCTGGATCACGGGCTCTGGAGGGCGGCCGCCTCCCACCCACTCCACCGCCAGCGGCGCCTCCGTGGGGACGGACCTGAGATACGCTGCGAGGTCTTCAGCGGAGGACAGGACACCCACGGGCTCGGCCACCACCTGCACCGCGGGCTGGGGGATCTGGCGAAGCAGGCTTGAGAACTCCAGCTCCGACCAGATCGCGCGGAGCCGGGACCAGTCGGGCTCGCCGCGCCTGAAGGCCTCGAGCTCGAAGCCGAGCGGGACTCGCTCGCTGATCGTGGCGAGCTCGCGCGAGAGGAACGCCTGCTTCCGGTGCGTGGCCAGAGTCTCCCTGAGCTTCCCGCCGCTGACCAGCGGGAGGTTCGCGTAGAGCCGCTCCAGGCTCCCGAACTGGGCGAGGAGCTTCCGCGCCGTCGTCTCGCCGACGCCGGGCACCCCCGGGATGTCGTCGATCTCGTCGCCCATCAGGGCGAGGAGATCGGGGATCTGGGCCGGCGCCACGCCCCAGCGCTCCTGCACCTGGGCCTCCTCGTAGACGACGCGCTCTCCCGTGCGGCCAATCGCCGAGAGGACCCGGACCTTGGGGCCGACGAGCTGCAGCGCGTCCTTGTCTCCCGTGACCAGCACCAGCTCGACGGCCAGGTCGCGCGTACGCGCGACGAGAGTCCCCAGGATGTCGTCGGCCTCATAGCCCACGACCTCCAGAAACGGCATCCCGAACGCCTCGATCACCGCTTTCACGTGGGGGATCTGCACGGCCAGGTCGGCCGGCATCCCCGGGCGGCTCTCCTTGTAGGCCTCGAAGGCCGCGTGCCTGAACGTCGGCCCGGGCGCATCCCACGCGACCGCGATGTAGTCCGGCTCCTCCTCCCTGAGGAGCTTCCAGAGCATCGTGCTCATGCCGAAGACGGCGTGGGTGGGGACGCCGCGGGAGCTGGAGAGGTAGCCGAGGCCGTGGTAGGCCCGGTAGAGATGGGACGGGCCGTCCACCAGAAAGAAGCGCGGCATCATGGAGCGCGATCCAGACGCGGCGCGAGCGATACGGGCGACGATTCCTCGGCGAACACCCGGTCGTAAATCTTCCTGACCTCCGCGGTCCGCCGCCGGTACTCCGCGAGGAAGCCCGACCGGTCCGGGAAATCGAGGCCCCGGGCGACCCGCGCCGGCATGGGGCCCGCCACCTCAAGACCGTCAGGCGGGCGCGCGCCGAAGAGGCGGAGGGAGGCGCTGACCCTGCGGAGAAAACGGTAGTGATCGGCGAGCGCTGCCGCGTCGCGCTCGGCCAGGAAACCGTGGCGCCCGAGCGCGCGGAGGGCGGCCAGCGTGTTGGCCCGGCGGAGGGCGGGGAGCCGATGGCCGTGGGCGAGCTGAAGCGCCTGGACCACGAACTCGACGTCGACGAGCCCGCCCCGGCCATACTTCACGTGGAACCGCCCGGGCGTCTCTTTGCCCAGCTCGAGCTCCATCCGCTGGCGGATCTCGCGGATCCCCTTGAGCTCTGCCACCGAGAGGGACCGGCGATAGACGATCTCGCGGAGCGCGCGCCAGACCCGCCGAGCCAGCCGCGCGTCACCCCACACGACGCGCGCGCGCGCGAGGCTCTGGCGTTCCCAGAGGTCGGCCCATTCGCGGTAGTACCCCTCGAGCGCTGCCAGGCTCGAGGCGAAACCGCTCCCCTTGCTCCCGGGACGCAGGCGAAGGTCCACCGGAAAGACCGTCCCCGCTGCGGTGATGTCGCCCAGGACTCCCGCAAACCGCTCCACCGCCCGGTCGTAGAAGGCATGGGCCGCGTCGCCGCCCTCGTAGATGACGAAGAGATCGAGGTCCGACCCCGTCGTGAGTTCCCGGCCGCCGAACTTGCCGAGACCGACGATCACGGCAGGGCCCAACGGCTTCAGAGTCCCGGGCGGCGCTTCGCGACCGTCGTCGAGCGGCGCGACGGCGATGGCCCAGGCGACGGCCACCGCGGCGTCGGCCAGCCCGGTCAGCTCGCGCGAGAACCCGTCCACGGTGGTCACGCCCAGGAGAAAACGCCAGATGATCCCCAGCTCCTCGCCCTGCTTGGCCCGGCGGAGCCGATCCTTCCTCTCGGCGAGACTGAGCCCGGGCTCGAGGGCAAGAGCCAGCTCGCGCCGGAAGTCGCCCTCCCGGCGCGGGGAGCGGAACGCGGTCGGATCGGCGAGCCGGGGAAGGAGGTCGGGCTGGGTCGTCAGGAGCTGGGCGAGTGGCTCGCCTCGAGCGCACAGCGTGACCAGGCTGGCGAGGAGGTCGGGGCTGTCAGCCAGAAGCTCCAGGTGAGCTGCGCGGGGGCCCATGGCGGCAACGAAGCGCTCGAACTGGTTGAGCGCCTCGTCGGGATCCGGGCTCTTCCAGAGCGCATCCAGGAGCACGGAAAAGATCCTGAGGAGGGCCTTCTGCGCGGGCTCAGGATACGGGATGAGCGGCCGCCCCTCGAGGATGAGGCGGAGGTTCTGGCGGGCCCTCTCGGGATCGACGAAGCCGGTAGCCCGGAGCGCCGCGACCGACGGGATGCGCGGACGCTTGACGGCGACCGGAGGCGCCTCGAAGAAGGCGCTGAAGGCTCGGTGGACCTCGTGCGTGACCGCCCGGTAGCGGGACCGAAACGTGCGGGCAGCCCGCTCGGGCGGGAGCTGAATCCCGGTTCGCCGGGCGAGCCGGCCGAGCTCCCCGGGATCGGAAGGCAGCGTATGCGTCTGAAACTCGTGGACGATCTGGAGCCGGTGCTCGACCGTGCGGAGAAACGTGTATGCCGCGCTCAGCCGGCGGGCGAGGACGGGAGAGAGATACCCGCGCTCGGTGAGGCGGAAGATCGCCCGGAGCGTGTTACGCTCCCTGAGCCAGGGATCGTCGCCCCCGTAGAGGAGCTGGAGGGCCTGGACCAGGAACTCGACCTCCCGGATCCCTCCCACGCCGAGCTTGACGTTGGCGCGCTCGCCACCCTTGGCGCGGAGCGACCGATCGATCTCGCGCTTCATGGCCCGGACCTGGCTGACGATCTCCGGGTCCACGCCCGGGCGGTAGACGAAGGGCCGGATCAGCTGGAGAAAGCGCTCGCCGACGCGCCGGTCGCCCCCGGCGGGGCGCGCTTTGATGAGCGCCTGGCGTTCCCACGGCTCGGCGCGCTCGGCGAAATAGGTGCGGTACCCATCCAGCGAGAGCACGAGCGGCCCCATCCGTCCCTCGGGACGGAGCCTCACGTCCACACGGAAGGCGTAACCCTCCTCGGTGACCGACTCGAGCGCTACCACCACGCCCCGGGCGACGCGGGTGAAGTACTCGGCGTTGGAGAAACCCCGCTCGGCCTCACCGTCCTCGGAATAGACGAACACCAGATCGATGTCGGAGGAATAGTTCAGCTCCTCCCCGCCCAGCTTCCCCATGCCGATGATGGCGAGCCCCGCCTCCTCCCCGCTCACGGTCAACGGCGCGCCGTACCGCGCGCGGCACTCCGCGTCGGCCATGCGCCAGGCCGCCTCCAAGCACGCGTCGGCGAGCCGCGAGAGTTCCTCGGTCGTCACGGTCAGGTCAGCGTCGCCGAGAAGGTCGCGGCAGCCGATCCGGAGGAGCTCGCGGTACTTGAAGCGACGGAGGACGTTCCAGCGCGCCTTCAGGCTGGAAAACGGCGCGAGGTTTGCGGCGAGCTCGGCGGCCAGCTCGTCCCGGAGGCGTGCGCGCATCGTGTCCGGCTCGAGTAGCCACGGAAGCACGGTGGGGTAGCGGCGGAGGGTGTCGGCGAGGAACTGGCTTCCCCCTCCCAGAACCGCAAGAAGGGGGACAGCGCCTGGATGCGCGCGGAGCGTGGCATAGAGGACGGAGCGATCGACCGACGCCGCTACGCGCTCCAGGTTGTTGAGCGCCATGTCGGGGTCGGCGGAGGTGGTGAGCGCGCGGAGGAGGCGCGCGAGAGCGGGCGTCAGCAGCTCCAGCTCGCGCGGGGTGGCGGTGAGGCTCGCCAGGTTCGCGAGGGCTGCCGCGGGGTCGGCGAAGCCGAGGTGAGCCAGCAGGCGCAGCGCGCGCTGATCGCCCGCCGGCGCGTCGCAGAGCCACCGCCCGGCCCCGACGCGCGCGAGGGCCCGCTCCAGCGCGCGGCCGGCCTGATCGTCTATACCGCGTCCTCCCCGCGCTCTCCCGTGCGGATGCGGAGCGACTCCCCGACCGAGAGCACGAATACCTTGCCGTCTCCGATGGAGCCGGTCTTGGCCGCCGCCACGACGGTCGAAACCACTTTGTCCACCATCTGGTCGGGAACGACGACCTCGACCTTCACCTTCGGCAGGAAGTCGATGGTGTACTCCGAACCGCGGTAGAGCTCGGTGTGCCCCTTCTGCCGCCCGAACCCGCGGACCTCCGTGACGGTCATCCCGATGATCCCGATCTGGGTCAGGGCCTCTTTCACGTCGTCGAGCTTGAACGGCTTGATGATGGCCTCGACTTTCTTCATTCGCCCCTCCGGTTCCTCTTCTTCAGCGCCTTCCGGTAGAGGGTCACGTACTCCCGCGCCGAGGCTTCCCAGGAGAAATCCTCGGCCATCCCGTTCCGCACGAGCCGGCGCCACCGCTCGGGCTGCCGGTACGCGGCCAGGGCCCGCCGGACCGCGTCCACCAGGGCCGCGGCGGTGAAGCCCTGAAACCCGAAGCCGGTCCCGGCGCCCGTCTCGGGCTGGAACTCCTTGACGGTGTCCACCAGCCCACCGGTCCAGCGCACCACGGGGACCGTCCCGTAGCGGAGGCTGATGAGCTGGCCCAGGCCGCACGGTTCATAGCGGGACGGCATCAGGAAACAATCGGCCCCGGCGTAGATCCGCCGGGCGAGCGCGGCGTCGTAGCCGAGACGCACTGCGGCCTGACCCGCGTAGCGTTCGGCGGCCTGAGCGAAGGCCTGCTCGAGGGCGGGCTCGCCCGACCCGAGGAGGACGAGCTGGCAGCCCTGCGCGAGGAGCTCGGGGAGCGCCGCCAGCGCCAGGTCGATCCCCTTCTGCGTGGCGAGCCGCGTCACCATGCCGATGAGGAGGCCCGGCTCGTCCCGGAGCCCCAGCTCCTCGCGAAGGCTGGCCTTGCAGATCCGCTTGCCCTCCAGGTCCTCGGCCGTGTAGCGCTTCGCGATCTCGGAATCGGTCTCGGGGTTCCAGGCCTCGTAGTCGATCCCGTTGATGACGCCGTGGAGGTCGCGGCTCCGCTCGTGGAGGACCCCCTCCAGGCCGCACCCGAACTCCGGGGTCTGGATCTCGCGGGCATAGGTGCGGCTCACCGTGTTCAGGAGGTCTGAGAAGACGAGCCCGCCCTTGAGGAAGTTGATCTTGCCGTAAAACTCGATCCCGGCGGGCGTGAAGAGGTCCCAGCCGAGCCCGGTCATGGGCATGTCGTAGTGCCAGAACACGCCCTGGTAGGCCAGGTTGTGGACCGTGAAGAGCGTGGCGACCCCGGCGCAGGCGGGGTCGTCCCGGTAGAGCGTCAGCAGGTACACGGGGATCAGCCCGGTCTGCCAGTCGTTGGCATGGATGACGTGGGGCCGCCAGCCCAGGCCCCGCAGCGCCTCCACCGCCGCCCGGCCGAAGAAGATGAAGCGCTCGCAGTTGTCCCAGTAGTCGCCCTCGGGCGTCGCGTAGAGGTCGTCGCGATCGTAGTAGTGGTCGCTGGCGAGGAAATAGACGGGGACACTGGAGCCCGCCCGTCCCTCGAACAGGGTCCCCTCCGACGACCGATCCGCGATCGCGATCCGGAGCTGCGGGACCGCGGTCCTGAGCGGCCCCGCGTGCCGCTCCACACCCCGGTACTTGGGCATCAGCACCCGCACGTCGTGTCCGAGGCTCGCGAGGGCCTTGGGGAGGGCGCCCGCGACATCGGCCAGTCCGCCGGTCTTGGCGAAGGGCTCGACCTCGGAAGAGACAAATAAGATGCGCAAGCGTTGTGGCATGACGCCTCCGGAGGGATCGGCGGTGCCATTATCCCCGCCGGCCCGCAGCCTTGTCAACGGCCGGGGGCCCCGCGTTGGGACCGCGGCGGCCGTGGGGTGGGAGCGCTCAGACCTCCTCGAGGATCGGGAACACGAGCGCGGTGACGTGGGAGCTGATGCGCTTCAGGTTGGTCAGGACGTCGAGGTGGATCTCCGAGGTCTCGAGCGACTCGGCCAGGCCTGCCCGGAGCCGGGCGAGGTGGGACTCGCGCAGCTCGCGCTCGCGCTGGCGGACCACGGGCCGCTGGTCCAGCACCTCCTGGGCCAGGGTCCGGTCGTTGGCGGCGAAGGCCGCGATGGCGCGCTCCAGGTTTTTGGCGATCATCGCGTGGAACTCGACGATCTCGGCCTCGCCCGCCTCCGAGAAGCGGCGCCCGTGGTAGAGCTTCTTCCGCGCCAGCTCCATCAGATTCTTGTCGATGATGTCGCCGATATTTTCCAGATTGCCGATGGAGGAGATCAGGGCGATCTCCCGGCGCGAGAGGTCGCCGGACATCGTCTCCCGTCTGAGGCGCGTCAGGAAGTGCTTGATCTCCCGCTCCAGGTAGTCCGCCTGGTCGTCGCGGCGCTCGACATCCTCCAGGAGCTCCTGGTCGTCGGCGCGGAAGACCACGATCCCGTCGCGCAGCATCCCCTGGACGACGTCAGCCATTCTGAGCGCCTCGCGCGTCGCCTGGCCCAGGGCGAGGGACGGCTGGTCCAGCGAACGCTCGTCCAGGTAGCGGGTCTTGAAGGGGTTGTCCCCCTTCTCCTCGTCCGGGACGAGGGCGGTGATGAGGCGCGCCGCCAGCGACGCGAAGGGGAGGAACACCGCGCTGATCCCGACGTTGAAGAAGGTGTGGGCGTTGGCGATCTGGCGGG belongs to Candidatus Rokuibacteriota bacterium and includes:
- the glnE gene encoding bifunctional [glutamate--ammonia ligase]-adenylyl-L-tyrosine phosphorylase/[glutamate--ammonia-ligase] adenylyltransferase codes for the protein MALNNLERVAASVDRSVLYATLRAHPGAVPLLAVLGGGSQFLADTLRRYPTVLPWLLEPDTMRARLRDELAAELAANLAPFSSLKARWNVLRRFKYRELLRIGCRDLLGDADLTVTTEELSRLADACLEAAWRMADAECRARYGAPLTVSGEEAGLAIIGMGKLGGEELNYSSDIDLVFVYSEDGEAERGFSNAEYFTRVARGVVVALESVTEEGYAFRVDVRLRPEGRMGPLVLSLDGYRTYFAERAEPWERQALIKARPAGGDRRVGERFLQLIRPFVYRPGVDPEIVSQVRAMKREIDRSLRAKGGERANVKLGVGGIREVEFLVQALQLLYGGDDPWLRERNTLRAIFRLTERGYLSPVLARRLSAAYTFLRTVEHRLQIVHEFQTHTLPSDPGELGRLARRTGIQLPPERAARTFRSRYRAVTHEVHRAFSAFFEAPPVAVKRPRIPSVAALRATGFVDPERARQNLRLILEGRPLIPYPEPAQKALLRIFSVLLDALWKSPDPDEALNQFERFVAAMGPRAAHLELLADSPDLLASLVTLCARGEPLAQLLTTQPDLLPRLADPTAFRSPRREGDFRRELALALEPGLSLAERKDRLRRAKQGEELGIIWRFLLGVTTVDGFSRELTGLADAAVAVAWAIAVAPLDDGREAPPGTLKPLGPAVIVGLGKFGGRELTTGSDLDLFVIYEGGDAAHAFYDRAVERFAGVLGDITAAGTVFPVDLRLRPGSKGSGFASSLAALEGYYREWADLWERQSLARARVVWGDARLARRVWRALREIVYRRSLSVAELKGIREIRQRMELELGKETPGRFHVKYGRGGLVDVEFVVQALQLAHGHRLPALRRANTLAALRALGRHGFLAERDAAALADHYRFLRRVSASLRLFGARPPDGLEVAGPMPARVARGLDFPDRSGFLAEYRRRTAEVRKIYDRVFAEESSPVSLAPRLDRAP
- a CDS encoding P-II family nitrogen regulator; protein product: MKKVEAIIKPFKLDDVKEALTQIGIIGMTVTEVRGFGRQKGHTELYRGSEYTIDFLPKVKVEVVVPDQMVDKVVSTVVAAAKTGSIGDGKVFVLSVGESLRIRTGERGEDAV
- the glgA gene encoding glycogen synthase GlgA; the encoded protein is MRILFVSSEVEPFAKTGGLADVAGALPKALASLGHDVRVLMPKYRGVERHAGPLRTAVPQLRIAIADRSSEGTLFEGRAGSSVPVYFLASDHYYDRDDLYATPEGDYWDNCERFIFFGRAAVEALRGLGWRPHVIHANDWQTGLIPVYLLTLYRDDPACAGVATLFTVHNLAYQGVFWHYDMPMTGLGWDLFTPAGIEFYGKINFLKGGLVFSDLLNTVSRTYAREIQTPEFGCGLEGVLHERSRDLHGVINGIDYEAWNPETDSEIAKRYTAEDLEGKRICKASLREELGLRDEPGLLIGMVTRLATQKGIDLALAALPELLAQGCQLVLLGSGEPALEQAFAQAAERYAGQAAVRLGYDAALARRIYAGADCFLMPSRYEPCGLGQLISLRYGTVPVVRWTGGLVDTVKEFQPETGAGTGFGFQGFTAAALVDAVRRALAAYRQPERWRRLVRNGMAEDFSWEASAREYVTLYRKALKKRNRRGE